The following nucleotide sequence is from Pseudomonas sp. RC10.
CAGTCCAGCAGCAACGTCACCGCCGTCATGCCGAGAAAGTGAAAAGAGACGCCGGTGTCGAAATCGCGGCGCACCAGCCACAGCAAAAACAGCGCGAAGACCGTTCCGAACAGCAGGTGCTGACGTCGTGCGTCGGTGAAGAGTTCGACCCACGGGCAGCGCCAGATCGCCCACCCCAGCACCGGCAGATAAAACAGCCAGGCGAGGGTCATGGTCTGCGCAGTCAGCACATGTGCTCCGATCATCTCCGTTGCTCTTGTACGTTCGGATAACGACAGTCTAGCCCGACGCAAAAACACCCGATGGCGCGGGTTGATTCGCGCCATCGGGTGGGAAGACTTACCGAGTTGTGTGAGTTAGTTGGCTTTACGCTGTGGCGCGCCGTGAACCATGGTGTAGGCGTAATCAACACCCATGCCGTAGGCGCCGCTGTGTTCGAGCACCAGTTGCATGACGGCGTCGTAGGTTTCTTTGTGCGCCCAGTCGCGTTGGAATTCGAGCAGGACCTGTTGCCAGGTCACCGGGACCGCGCCTGCCTGAATCATGCGCTGTACGGACATGTCGTGGGCTTCTTTGGTGGTGCCGCCCGAGGCGTCAGTGACGATGTAGACCTCGTAGCCTTCGGCCAGCGCATCAAGGGTCGGGAAGTTGAGGCAGACTTCGGTCCACAGCGCGGCGATGATCAGCTTCTTGCGACCGGTCGCCTTCACAGCTTCGACCAGTTTTTTGTCTTCCCAAGAGTTCATCGACGTGCGCTCGATGGGCTGTTGGTCCGGGTGTACCGCCAGCAGTTCCGGCCAGATGTAGCCGCTGAAGCTCTGGGTTTCGACCGAGGTATAAATGGTCGGCACGTTGAAGATTTTGGCGGCCTTGGCCAGACCCACGGTGTTGTTCTTCAGGGTTTGACGATCGATCGACTGCACGCCGAATGCCATCTGTGGCTGGTGGTCGATCAGGATCAATGCGGAATTGGTTGGGTTCAGCAGTTCGCGGATAGACATGGCGTTTTCCTTTGGATTCGATAATGGTCTGTTGGGTTAGCCGCTGAAGCGCTTGGCGCTGTGTGCTTGCTGGCTTGGGAGTAAATTTACGGACTGGCTGACTTCGGAACAATCCCATAGAATCGAGACTCATTGTTTCCATATCAGGGACACTCATGGATCGCATCGAATGCATGCGCGCGTTTGTCGCCACCGTCGGCGCCAACGGTTTTGCGGCAGCGGCCCGGGCGCTGGATGTACCGCGCTCAAAAGTCAGCAAACAGATTCAGGCCTTGGAGGAAGCGATTGGTGTGCAACTGCTGCAACGCACCACCCGCAGCCTGCACCTGACAGAAGCCGGGGCCGAGTACTACGACGCCTGTCGCGATGTCATCGCCTCGCTGGACGAAGCGGAGCAGCGTGCACGCACGGGAATGGGTGAAATACGCGGGGTGTTGCGGGTCAACGCGCCGATGTCGTTCGGCTTGAGTCGGCTCGGGCCACTGATCCCTCTGTTCAATCAACTGCACCCGAATGTCGAGCTGCAAGTCGTGCTCAGCGACCAGCAGGTCGATCCGGTGAAAGGCGGCTTTGACGTGACCATCCGGATTGCCAGCCTGCCGGACTCTTCGATGGTGGCTCGCTCATTGGCTCCGGCGCCGCGGCTCATGGTGGCCTCGCCTGACTACCTCGCGAAACACGGCGTGCCGCAATCGCCGAAGGATCTGGCGAATCATCAATTCCTCAGTTACGGCTATCTGCAAAGCGGGATCAGCCTGCAACTGTGCAACGGCAAGGAAACGCAGCGCGTCACGGTCAGCGGGCCGTTGCACGCGAACAACGGCGACATTCTTGCGCAGGCGGCGGTGGGGGGAATGGGCATCGCGTTGCTGCCGAATTTCATCGTCGAAAGGGCCGTGGCGGATGGGCGATTGAAGGCGGTGTTGTGCGAGTGGGAAGCCCCGGCGATTTCGGTGAACGCGGTGTACCCGTCAGCGCGCCGCGTGCCGATGAAGACACGGGCGTTCATTGATTTTCTGGTGGCGGAATTGGCGTTGGGCACGGCGGGGTTTTGATTTCAGGCGGGTTCTGTAGCAGTCCGGCTTGCCGGATTGCTACAGGGGGGGACGCAAACTCAGGCGACCGCGCCCACGGGCTCACGGCCTTCCAGCACCGCCGCCAGACTGGCCAACACCATCTCGCCCATCTTCGTGCGGGTCTGCACGGTCGCGCTGGCGCGGTGGGGTTGCAGAATCACGGTTTCCAGGCCGAACAGCACATCGGGCACGTTCGGTTCATCGACGAACACGTCCAGCCCGGCGCCCGCGATTGACCCCGATTGCAATGCGGCGATCAGGTCCGGCTCGTTCACCAGACTGCCCCGCGCGACGTTGATCAAATACCCCTGCGCGCCCAGCGCCTCCAGCACTTGAGCATTGATGATGCCCTTGGCCTTGTCCGCTGCGGCAGCAACAATCAGCGCATCGCTTTGGCGAGCCAGTTCCACCAGATCACTGACGAAGGCGTAAGGCACGTCGCTCATCGGGTTGAGGTCGGTGTAACTGATAGGGCATCCGAACGCCGCAGCCCGGGTGGCGACGGCACGCCCTACCCGGCCCAGGCCGACGATGCCCACGCGCATGCCGCTGAACTGACGGGCCAGAGGCAGCGGCACCAGCGGCGTGGCGGTTCTGGCCCATTCGCCGGAGCGCACGTAGCGGTCGCCAGTGCCCAATCCGCGACAGGCCGAAATCAACAGGCCAATGGCGAGGTCCGCGACGTCCTCGGTCAGCGCACCAATGGTGGCCGTGACCCGAATCCCGCGATCACGGGCATAGGCCAGGTCTACCGCGTCCGTGCCGACGCCATTGACCGCAATCACTTCCACCTTCGGCAACTGCTCCATCACCGCACGGGTGATGCCGGTGTGGCCGCCCGTGACGACGCCGCGAATGTTAGCGCCGTGCTCGGCGAGATAGGCCGCTTTGTCAGTCTGCTGAAAATACGGGCGCACGGTGTACAGCGCGTTGAGCCGCGCATTGATGTCGGGAATCAGGATCGGGCTGAGTTGCAGGATTTCAGGTTTCATCGAAGTCTCGCTCGCAACGGGAGGCAAAAGGATCAACCACGGCCCACGAAAGGCATGTTGGTGGCCATGACGGTCATGTTCAGCACGTTGGCCGACAGCGGCAGCGCGGAGATGTAACGCACGGCATCGGCGATGTGTTTGACGTCGATCATCGGCTCCACCGCGATCGACCCGTTGGCCTGACGCACGCCTTTGGTCATGCGCACTGACAGCTCGGTCAGCGCATTGCCGATGTCGATCTGGCTGCACGCGATGTTGAACTCGCGGCCGTCCAATGCGAGGCTTTTGGTCAGACCCAGAACGGCGTGTTTGCTAGCGGTGTACGGCGCGGTGAACGGGCGCGGAACGTGGGCGGAAATCGAGCCGTTGTTGATAATCCGGCCCCCCTGCGGCGACTGTTTGCGCATCAGGCCGAACGCCCCGCGACTGCACAAGAAAACCCCGGTCACGTTGGTGTCGATCACACTCAGCCACGTCTCGACCGGCAACTCGTCCATCGGCACAGCCGGTGCGTTGACGCCCGCGTTGTTGAATACAACATCGAGTCGGCCATAAACCTCTTCGATGGTCGCGAACAGCGCGTCGACGCTGGCCGGATCGCGCACATCAGTGGACACCGCCAACGCTTCGCCGCCCTGCTCGCGGGCCTGCGCCACAAAGGCTTCCAGGGGTTCGAGGCGGCGTCCGGTCACCACGACCTTGTAGCCATCTTCCAGCAGGCCCAACGCCACAGCGCGACCGATGCCGCTGCCTGCGCCGGTCACCAAGGCAATTTTCGAGGGGGATTGTGCAGTCATTGTTGTTCTCCTGTTGCTCGTCTGGATGCTCGTAGAGCGGGTCAGTCAGCGCGACGGCTGCCGACGCGCATTTCCAACTCGCCGATGCCACTGATGCCCGCGTTGATCACATCACCCGCCTGGAGTGCTGCGACGCCGGGCGGGGTGCCGGTCATGATCAGGTCCCCGGCGCGCAGGCCGACGGAGTGGGAAAGCTGGCTGATGATTTCGCTTACCGACCAGATCTGGCTGTCTAGGTCCGAGCGCTGACGCTCCACGCCATTGACGCTGAGCCAGATCGCGCCCTGCTTCGGGTGGCTGTCAGGGCTCGCCGGGCGAATCGGGGTGATCGGCGCAGATCCGTCGAATGCCTTGGCGGGTTCCCACGGATTGCCCACTGCCTTCGCGGCCATTTGCAGGTCGCGGCGGGTCAGGTCCAGGCCAGCGGCGTAACCCCATACGTGGTCGAGGGCCTGTGCTTCGCCGATCTCGAAACCGTCCTTGCCGATGGCAACCACTAGTTCGATCTCGTGGCAGAACTGCTCGGTCTGGGTCGGAAAATCCAGCTCGCCGGTCGCATCGATGACCGAGGTCGCAGGCTTCATGAAAAACGCCGGAACTTCGCGCACGGCATTGAGCGCGTCGCCCCAGTAATAATTGCGTCCCAGGCAAAACACCCGCGCGACAGGGAAGCGCGCGTCGCTGCCACTGACAGGCAAGCTAGGGGTGCGGGCGGGTTCGAAGACAAAATTGCTCATGGAGATTCCCTTGGGCCCGGAGGGGCGTGATCGTCGGTTTTTATGAGCCCTGTAGGAGTGAGCTTGCTCGCGATGCCCTCTGACGGTGTCATCCGCATCGGCTGATACGCCGCTATCGCGAGCAAGCTCACTCCTACAGGGATAACCGTTTGAACCAGAGACTACGGGATCAGAACGTCCGGAAGTTGGACAAAACCGTGTTGGCGCTGGACTAAAAAACTCAATGTCGCGGGCATAAAAAAGGCGTACTCGCGCACGCCCTTGCCTAGTTCGGCAGAAGGTCACACACACATTCGTAGCGGTTAGCTGGCCTTGAGTTGGATGCGGTAAATCCGGCCCAGCAACAGCGAGTAAGACAGCGTGCCCATGCAGGCGAGCCCGCCGATGAACCAGAATGCCCAGGCGAAACCGCCCGTGACATGCAGAATTTGACCGATGACGATGGGGGTCACGATGCCGCCAATATTCGCCGCCAGGCTAGTGACGCCGCCGGTCAGGCCGATCAGTTCTTTCGGTGCGATTTCCGAGACGGCAGCCCAGGACGCCGATGCGATGCCTTGTGCGAAGAAGGCGATGGTCAGCAACGCGATGCAGACCTCATTGGAGTCAGTGAAGTTGACGAGCATGATCGACATGCCCAGCGCCGAGCCCACCACCAGCGGCAGTTTGCGGGCAAAGGACAACGAAATTCCGCGACGGATGAGCCAGTCGGAAACGAACCCTGCCAGTAACACGCCGACCGTAGCGCCAATGAATGGCAGTACCGCGAAGATCCCGACTTTGACCATGGTCAAATGACGTTCTTCGATCAGGTATGTCGGGAACCAGGTCAGGAAGAAATACAGCACCGACGTGTTGGCGAATTTGCCGATGCAGATCGCCCAGACCTGACGATACTGAAACAGCTCCGCGATCTGCCCCCACTTGAATTTATTTTTGTCCTGACTGCTTTTGACCAGGCCACCACCCGCCTCAATGTAGTCGAGCTCTTGCTGACTGACCTTCTTGCAGCTCAGCGGATCGCGGTACAGGTAGAGCCAGGCAACGCCGAACAGGATGCCGACGATGCCGGTGCTGTAGAACACGTGGCGCCAGTCGTAGGTGGTTGCGAGCCACAGCAGCAAACCGGTGAACAACGCGGTGCCGAGATACTGGCCACACACGTAGATGCTGCTCGCCAGGCCCCGCTCCCGCGCCGGAAACCAGACCGTGACGGCACGACTGTTGGCCGGGAACGCCGGTGCTTCCATGGCGCCGATGGCCAGACGCAATCCGAACAGTGACGCAAATCCGCCCGCCATCCCTTGGCACACTGTGACGGCAGACCAAGAGATGAGCGACGCGCCGTACGTCAAACGCGAACCGAAACGGTCGGCGATGAAACCGGCGGGTACCAGAGCGAAGGCGTAGGTCCAGGCAAACGCGGAGAAGATCAAGCCCATCTGGACTTTATCGAGTCCGAGGTCTTTGGCCATGAACGGGGCGGCGATGGAAATGTTGACCCGGTCCACGTAGTTGATGATCGTCGCGATCAGCAGCAGCGAGAGCATGAACCAGCGGCGGTGGGAGGCGGGACGTGCTGGAGCGGCAGCCATGGGCGCGGCCACGGCAGCATCGATCGCCTGAATATCAGGGTTGCTCGACATGAGAATTCCTCGTTGTTTTTATTGGAATCGAGTGATGAAGCGTGCCTTTAACTTATCGTACGACTGGTTTTAAACAAGACGCTGCTTAGAACGTTTTTGGATTTCAGAGGGTGCCCCTAATTATTTGTCCAAAAAACTTTGAGGAGTCAGACAAGGTAAATTCTGGAAGGTAAGCGTCTGAAACTGCCGATATAGAGCCTTTTTAGTTTTCTGACGGAGTGCGGTCTTTTTGGACAAAAAAACTGGCCAGCGAAAACAGAAAGGTTTTGAATCGTGTCGTAGGACAACTGACAATGCAAACAGATGACTGAGGAACACCCCGATGGACTCTGCCAATCGCGTCCCCACTTTCGGCATGCAGCAACGCAGCGAGCGGCCGGATTTCTATATCCGTGGCAAGACCGAGGGCAAACCGGAAACCGCGCCTCACCGGCATGAGTATTTCCAGATTCAGATCAATCTGGGGGGCGATACGGTGCAGCATATCGGCGGTGTCGTCCGGCCCTTTCCGCGCCACACGCTGGCGTTCATCCTGCCGCACAAATTGCACCTGATCCCACACCCGCCCGAGGGCAATTTCCTGCTGATCAACTTCGCCCAGACCTTTCTGCTGCCGCAATTGCAATGCGACCCGCTGGACCTGGAGGACGTGGCCATTGCGCTGGCGCCTGAACTGTCGCCCTTTCGGTTTCAGGAGCATCTGGATTTCACCCTCGACGCAGAGGACTTCGCAGAGATCCAGCGTCTGCTCGACCGCATGCGCGAGCTGGACCAGAACCGTCAGTTCGGCACGCGGGAGATGCTCAAGGGCTGTTTGCTGCAACTGATCGGGACCGTCTGCGCGCTGTACGCCGAACCGATCAAGCTGCTGGCAGACGACAACGCCGCCGAACGCAGCCGTCGCGATGCGCTGGCGCGGATGTCCGAATACGTGCGCAAAAACCTGAGCGACCCGGACCTGAGCCTGAAAAAAGCGGCCTCAGCGGCGTTCCTGTCACCCAACTACCTGACCCACTGGCTGCGCAAGGAAGTCGGCAAGACCTTCAGCGAACTGGTGCTGGAACGCCGCATGCACCTGGCCCGCACCCTGTTGCTGAACGGCAGCAAGCCTGTGGGCGAAGTGGCCCGGCTGTGCGGGTTTTCAGACGAGGCCTACTTTTCACGGCGGTTTCGTCACGCCCACGGGATGCCGCCGGGGCAGTTCAGGAAGCAGCGGGATTTGTAGGCCAGCGGACTGATGGTCTGAGCGGAATTTATATCCAGTAACAGTCCGGCAGTGGCCATGGACGCCAACTGTGGGGATAAGGGCGCTCCGTTTCCAAAGAATGGACGCCTTGCATCCGGATGACTGAATTTGTAACGCCTACAGGTGCGAAATACTCGCTCTCGCACCTTGCGCCTTCAACCCATTTTTTCGGCGTCACCCTCGACAAGCAGGCGTATGACTTGCCGGTTAGAGTCATGTACCGGGATCACTGCTACACGAGATCTTTTGTTTCAGGGTCCGACGATCCGAAGTTCCTTTTCATCCCCTGCGTGGGTGAGCAGCGCGTCTTTTGTCCCGATCGCTGGGCCTACTCCTGTGGGCTTCCGGGAATCATCGAGAACCTGCTACGGCAAAACGCGCAGTGCTATTGCGCCACTCAAGACGGGCTGTACTTCAAAATCGACAGCAGTACAGTAAATCGAAGCGTTGCGCCTCATGCCGGATGGTACCTGTTCTTCAAGTTTCGCCCTTATCGGAGCGGTCCAGGAGTCGTACTGTCTGTTGAAAGCAATCACGAAAGAACGTCATGGCCATCCAACGCCAGAGGACGAAAGCCTGCAAGGTTTCGAGTCCTGCTCACGGAATACTTGCGCAAGCGTCGGGACCTGCTCAAGGGCCTCTGCGCCAAGGCATAAAAAAACCCTGCGCTGTTTTACAGAGCAGGGTTTTCAGATTCAGGCCGGGCCGCTTGACCTCTCGATCTATCCCACCACCCTGCTGAGCAAGGCTTTTGGCGGGGCCAGGTTTCCCTGGCGGCATGGATACTCTCCCTTTCGGGTACACCGGCATGCGTATTCCACGGGGGGGATCATAAAAAACCGGGCGCGGTATTACAAGCAAAGCCTTGGCAATTGATCCGCAAGTCCACGTTTCGAAGGCCAGGCGCGTCCCCGGCAGCCCCACCGCACACCCTCAACTTTAAGTTCCACAAGACGTTTCAACTTCCCGCCAGAGCGCTAAGCTCTCCCCCATGGACGACTCCGATTACCTCCGTCTACTGACGATCCAGGCCGAGCAGGCCAATGCGTTCCTGTCCAATGCGCGTAAATGGGAGCGTGAGCGCTGGGTGTGCCAGCGTTTGCTGCAAGGTCTGAACATTCCTCACCGCACCGACGATTTCCTGCCCGCCGGGCAAGAACCGCCGGACGTACTGTTTCGCGATGCGTGTTTTGAGGTGTTTTTCGTACTCGATGAGGGGCGGCGGCTCAATGATGAGTGGCGTGAGGAATTGCAGCGGCGGCGCAGTGCGTTTTCCTTGAGCCAACTGGTGCGGCGCGAGGCGAAGCCCAAGCGTATTCCGGCGTCGGAACTGCTGCGACGCCTGGCACCGACCTTGCGCAAGAAAGCCCACAAC
It contains:
- a CDS encoding hydrolase, giving the protein MSIRELLNPTNSALILIDHQPQMAFGVQSIDRQTLKNNTVGLAKAAKIFNVPTIYTSVETQSFSGYIWPELLAVHPDQQPIERTSMNSWEDKKLVEAVKATGRKKLIIAALWTEVCLNFPTLDALAEGYEVYIVTDASGGTTKEAHDMSVQRMIQAGAVPVTWQQVLLEFQRDWAHKETYDAVMQLVLEHSGAYGMGVDYAYTMVHGAPQRKAN
- a CDS encoding DUF1780 domain-containing protein is translated as MDDSDYLRLLTIQAEQANAFLSNARKWERERWVCQRLLQGLNIPHRTDDFLPAGQEPPDVLFRDACFEVFFVLDEGRRLNDEWREELQRRRSAFSLSQLVRREAKPKRIPASELLRRLAPTLRKKAHNYKERGLDLSELDIIAFASLKREVLDLNSHFPPPTEYLRQGWRSLSLVGPTFARVLFAHPDAPDFLRTNLGRSVVFDVGISL
- a CDS encoding LysR family transcriptional regulator; its protein translation is MDRIECMRAFVATVGANGFAAAARALDVPRSKVSKQIQALEEAIGVQLLQRTTRSLHLTEAGAEYYDACRDVIASLDEAEQRARTGMGEIRGVLRVNAPMSFGLSRLGPLIPLFNQLHPNVELQVVLSDQQVDPVKGGFDVTIRIASLPDSSMVARSLAPAPRLMVASPDYLAKHGVPQSPKDLANHQFLSYGYLQSGISLQLCNGKETQRVTVSGPLHANNGDILAQAAVGGMGIALLPNFIVERAVADGRLKAVLCEWEAPAISVNAVYPSARRVPMKTRAFIDFLVAELALGTAGF
- a CDS encoding MFS transporter is translated as MSSNPDIQAIDAAVAAPMAAAPARPASHRRWFMLSLLLIATIINYVDRVNISIAAPFMAKDLGLDKVQMGLIFSAFAWTYAFALVPAGFIADRFGSRLTYGASLISWSAVTVCQGMAGGFASLFGLRLAIGAMEAPAFPANSRAVTVWFPARERGLASSIYVCGQYLGTALFTGLLLWLATTYDWRHVFYSTGIVGILFGVAWLYLYRDPLSCKKVSQQELDYIEAGGGLVKSSQDKNKFKWGQIAELFQYRQVWAICIGKFANTSVLYFFLTWFPTYLIEERHLTMVKVGIFAVLPFIGATVGVLLAGFVSDWLIRRGISLSFARKLPLVVGSALGMSIMLVNFTDSNEVCIALLTIAFFAQGIASASWAAVSEIAPKELIGLTGGVTSLAANIGGIVTPIVIGQILHVTGGFAWAFWFIGGLACMGTLSYSLLLGRIYRIQLKAS
- a CDS encoding AraC family transcriptional regulator, translated to MDSANRVPTFGMQQRSERPDFYIRGKTEGKPETAPHRHEYFQIQINLGGDTVQHIGGVVRPFPRHTLAFILPHKLHLIPHPPEGNFLLINFAQTFLLPQLQCDPLDLEDVAIALAPELSPFRFQEHLDFTLDAEDFAEIQRLLDRMRELDQNRQFGTREMLKGCLLQLIGTVCALYAEPIKLLADDNAAERSRRDALARMSEYVRKNLSDPDLSLKKAASAAFLSPNYLTHWLRKEVGKTFSELVLERRMHLARTLLLNGSKPVGEVARLCGFSDEAYFSRRFRHAHGMPPGQFRKQRDL
- a CDS encoding 2-hydroxyacid dehydrogenase; the protein is MKPEILQLSPILIPDINARLNALYTVRPYFQQTDKAAYLAEHGANIRGVVTGGHTGITRAVMEQLPKVEVIAVNGVGTDAVDLAYARDRGIRVTATIGALTEDVADLAIGLLISACRGLGTGDRYVRSGEWARTATPLVPLPLARQFSGMRVGIVGLGRVGRAVATRAAAFGCPISYTDLNPMSDVPYAFVSDLVELARQSDALIVAAAADKAKGIINAQVLEALGAQGYLINVARGSLVNEPDLIAALQSGSIAGAGLDVFVDEPNVPDVLFGLETVILQPHRASATVQTRTKMGEMVLASLAAVLEGREPVGAVA
- a CDS encoding SDR family oxidoreductase, yielding MTAQSPSKIALVTGAGSGIGRAVALGLLEDGYKVVVTGRRLEPLEAFVAQAREQGGEALAVSTDVRDPASVDALFATIEEVYGRLDVVFNNAGVNAPAVPMDELPVETWLSVIDTNVTGVFLCSRGAFGLMRKQSPQGGRIINNGSISAHVPRPFTAPYTASKHAVLGLTKSLALDGREFNIACSQIDIGNALTELSVRMTKGVRQANGSIAVEPMIDVKHIADAVRYISALPLSANVLNMTVMATNMPFVGRG
- a CDS encoding fumarylacetoacetate hydrolase family protein; protein product: MSMSNFVFEPARTPSLPVSGSDARFPVARVFCLGRNYYWGDALNAVREVPAFFMKPATSVIDATGELDFPTQTEQFCHEIELVVAIGKDGFEIGEAQALDHVWGYAAGLDLTRRDLQMAAKAVGNPWEPAKAFDGSAPITPIRPASPDSHPKQGAIWLSVNGVERQRSDLDSQIWSVSEIISQLSHSVGLRAGDLIMTGTPPGVAALQAGDVINAGISGIGELEMRVGSRRAD